Proteins encoded by one window of Channa argus isolate prfri chromosome 1, Channa argus male v1.0, whole genome shotgun sequence:
- the LOC137136550 gene encoding dual specificity phosphatase 29-like: MSSCMVKSRTKNPYTAVQVDPDSDYITPGTLELEQLFWTGTGAQYAHVNEVWLRIYIGDEKTALERPGLRELGITHVLNAAEGKWNNVLTGADYYSDMDIQYYGVEADDKPSFNISQYFCPAAQFIHQALTHPQNKVLVHCVMGRSRSATLVLAYLMMKHSLTVVDAIEHVRRHRCILPNHGFLKQLRALDITLQEEKLRQKRLIEKQ, from the exons ATGTCCTCATGTATGGTGAAGTCCAGAACTAAAAACCCTTACACAGCGGTGCAGGTGGATCCAGACAGTGACTACATCACGCCAGGAACATTAGAACTGGAGCAGCTGTTCTGGACTGGCACCGGGGCTCAGTATGCACATGTGAATGAGGTGTGGCTCCGCATTTACATCGGTGATGA gaaaacagctttGGAGCGACCCGGCCTGAGGGAGCTGGGTATCACACATGTCCTGAATGCAGCAGAGGGGAAGTGGAATAATGTACTGACTGGTGCAGATTACTACAGTGACATGGACATCCAGTACTATGGTGTAGAAGCTGATGACAAACCCTCCTTCAACATCTCACAGTACTTCTGCCCTGCAGCCCAGTTCATCCACCAGGCCCTTACTCACCCACAGA ATAAGGTGCTGGTGCACTGTGTGATGGGTCGTAGCAGATCAGCGACTCTGGTCTTGGCGTACCTGATGATGAAACACAGCTTAACTGTGGTTGATGCTATTGAGCATGTGCGGCGGCACCGTTGTATACTGCCTAATCATGGCTTCCTAAAACAGCTGAGGGCCCTGGACATCACATTGCAAGAGGAGAAACTGAGACAAAAAAGACTGATTGAAAAGCAGTAA